A region of the Festucalex cinctus isolate MCC-2025b chromosome 8, RoL_Fcin_1.0, whole genome shotgun sequence genome:
GCTCGTTTTATTTTCAAGGAATGTGCAATCGATTTGAAATCGAAACAAGGCaagtttttgttgctttttatcTTTGTTTATGTTTGCTTGTCTTTTATCCAGCGTTTGGCAAATACCTTCATTTTGTCCCGCTGCACCTCTTAACATTTGTACAAATTTTGAAATTCATTTGAGGGTCATTTATTCTGGAGATTCATACCTGCCATTatgttgtaaaataattttgtaaATGTGTATTTATTGTTAATTTATTATGCAGTAAGCACACTGGTTGATATGCCGGCATATGCGGAGGCACAGTGAATTTGTATTTCTAAAGGTACACAAGGTTTTCTGCAAGTGGAGTCGCACAGTGTGTGAAAGGGAAAATGGTTGAATGTGTTTTGTTCAGCAGGCCTTCCTGTTTCTTCATAAATCACATGTACAGTGTGTGATGACAATGGACATATTAAGTCAACATGTTTCTCATAGTACTGCGGAGCAGAGTTGCCAACTACAAGTACTTAGAAATTCTCAGTTGCGCCAGCAGGTCATGTTTTGTTGGTGATTTTTCATCTACAGTATTCTGTTTTCCAAGTTCACCTCACCATGTGATCACGTCATACGTGTTCCAAAACATCTTAACTACTGTTACTATAGTGTGTGatgatgtgatttttattttttaaattgtacaatGTCATCCTCCCTGGATGTGTTATTAAAATAATGTGGTACTGTCACATGCATTTGTTGTCTGTGTGGTTTATACATTTCCAGTTGTATTAAtaacaaaaatgaattttatttataCAATGAGTAACATATTGCCATTATAAAaacaatggcagtcaatgaagTGAGTCctgaattaaatgtttttttcacaaTACAAGCACTTAGTTTGAAGTACACATGTCAAAGTGGCttaattgtaaaacaaaaagccAACTGCACACTGCAAAGAACATGAGTCTGATGGAAAGGTTCAAATGGGAATCATACAGATGAGGTACACGTttgaactgtaaaaaaaacaataaaaaaattataaaagtaaaacaaagcaTTAATTTCTTAGCGGTTTTGAATCTGCACTTACAGGTATAATCTGTTGTtgcttattttttaaaggtcccatgtcacttttttttttttcatctttaacaTCCTTTAATTGTGTTTGCAAGATATGTTGGGTTAGAAATGTCCACAATGCCATTTTCAAGGTATTTTATTTAGTCTTAACCTCTTCGAACCCATAGATAAtcgcagtggacatgacattttgcatgtctaaaccaataaaacgtataatttggatgatgtcaacacttctggttcatgattggatcctaaaaaattaacttaaaaaaaaaaacatgagaaaaCACCCTTTTTTCCCATGTTCTTATGTggaaaagagtcaaaatcaggaaaaataaaaaaaagcagaaaaaaatgtgggtctgaaggggttaaaacTGCAGTTCAGATGCAGATGTGTGCcatcagctatttttttttctgagttgaaGTGGATGTGCAACCACAAAGTGGGAGGTCGACAAATCTACGTCATGATCACATGATTAAAtctgctcattttttttgctggccttTGCTTTTCAAAGGCTATTGTATGCGACAAATCACATAAATGTTCAACTTAAACCACGTTACAGTTGCATTATGACCTACATTATGCAGaaaacatggggggggggggtgattttgAAGGTATAGGTAGCCACATAGTCGCTATACAGATGACCAATGCTAATGCAAATCTCACATACAGCAACATCTTAAAACGTATTTGGAAAGGTTGAAAGCTCTGTTAAACTCAAGTCAATGTGGCCGTCTTATGTTGACAATGAACTTTCACCTTTTCAACTATAGAGCTAACTTCACTAGTTTAGTAGTACCGTGTAACATCCTCAAAACAGATGTAATAAAAATTAGTGATGTTTCACACTGGGACAGCTCAATCCATGTCAGTGAAATTACTTCTTTGCCGTGAGGTATTGCTCCAGTTGGATCTAAAGAGAAGGACATGTAAAGAATGAGAAAATGAGACAGTTAAGACAACTTTGCTATATTGTGATGTGTGACCTTGAGCTGCTGGTTGTTTTTCCTCAGGGTCTGAATCTCCTCTGTGCAATTTTTTTCCTGCGCTTCCTGTTTTTCAGCTGCTATTCTTTCCACGTccacagatttctttttttggtgATCCAGTTTATGTATCAGTTCCTCTTTTAAATTCTCCAAATCTGACATCTGTACATGTAAAAACAGACCAAGCAGATAATTAGAGGTAAATGTGTCACAATATATTGTTGTTATCAGTTACGCCAATAGGGGGCGATCTTGTACCGAGAGAGGCAGGTTGaagtcactttaacaaatgtgttgctAAAACTTTGATAGTGTAACGTGAGGGttcgttggtggttaatggaACACTCTTCATAAGATGAGAAATCAGGATGGAGACGCAATTCTTTACTCGTCACACACGCAACTACAGCGACCACACTTCCTGACAAGTtatcagctgactaacactaaccaatcagaagctagcaaacGTTAGGTAAATACAAGTCAGCAGATTCAACACGTCAATTTagctatttgtattttaaataataataagaatactaaaatgtataaatgcgtAAATataattctggaaacataaatgtataagtatagatttTTACAAATTAACTTAAACCATACTCATTTCTGAACCTTACATTAGGTTAAAAATAAGTGTTTGGGATATTGGGCTTTTGACGATGAACTAAAATAGCACTATAACCTTTATACAGGTGAACTTAGTTTGAATTCCTCTACACTTGTGAATGCACATGTCCAACTCTCCAATGTTTCAGTAGTTTTTGCAGAACAGAGCAGGAATTAACAGCAAAATTCTTAATAGATGTTTGACCAGTCAATATTGCATTTTTGGTTCCTCCTGAAATTCACCCGAAAGCTGAAGAAGCTCAACTTTCTATGTTTTGTAGTTCTCCAGACTTACTCTTTCCTTCAGGGCCACCTTGTCCTGTTCATCGTGCAGAGCTTTCCTCATGCCGAATACCATACTGCTCTCATAGAAGTTCTGATAGGCAGCAATGGTCATTTGGATCTCATCTCTTACCCGGAGCAACAAGAGACCCCTCTCGGGACAAATGATGACCACCTGCCTGATCAGCTCATCTGATGAATAACAAAAGTATATGTATAactgcacagtaaattctgttggGTAGATTTTACTCTAAActctaaaatttacacttggaagtgagtcactcaagggttgaaaaGTAACACGTTATAATCATTAGCaaggatgaaatgaaaatatttttctaattctaatccatccatccatccatccatccatccatccattttctgtaccgcttactcctcacaagggtcgcggggggtgctggaggctatctcagctagctatgggcagtaggcggggtacaccctgaactggttgccagccaatcgcagtaattctaattcaataattgtaaatataaattaaaagattctgaattgtcctaTAGTGCAATATGTCagcaatacttttaaattcatgtgaacagtaaatttcaagaaaacagtaagatacaaaacaaatatcctcctttaaaattcaattttctcaagaatttatgggaaaaaaaagctaattaaataatcaattcCTAGTTTTattaatcgatattgggcttgaaaaggaaaatcgattcgttattgattatttaatttaatttattatttatttatttttttagagtgggaccaagtaGACTCTgtagtaaattttactctacagATATTACTGTATGGTACGCAACTAGCTGGATTTTACACATCAAGTGACCTTACCGAAGCACTCAGTGTATAACTGCCTTCTCAGAGGGCAGATTCCAGTATCCATGGCACGCGTTTGCAGGAGCTTCTTGTCCAATTCTTCTTCCAGATTCACCACATCTACTCGAGTGGATGGCTCACTGCACACTCTCTGCACCCACTCTTTGTTTGCCTCCTCCCATTTCCTGGCAGAGGGCGAAAGGACAATAAATAATGCTGTTGGGTGACACTGACTGAAGAGCAATTTCGATACCTGGGTGGAAACATGAGATCGagaaggttttcatttttctgctTGATCTCTTCAAGCGTGGCTGTTATGGCTTTACGAGGACGTAGCAAAGACTCCGCAGGCTGCTGAGGTTTTGACTTGATGACTTTTGCAGGTCGTCCCTGAagcaagaattattattattttttttaattcactatCAAAGTGGAGCCAGCTCCTGTGCAAACATGCAACAGATTTTTGTGTCTAGATCATGAACTAGTTCAGAGACAGACTTGTAGACTACGCAATGTTTTGTATAATATGAATGTATTGTGCAAAATTTAATAAGCATGCTaaagttttgttattttctattttagatAAAGCATTTACTAGGCTATTGCTGTCAATACATGACATAAGATGGACgatgttgctcaggtaacagtgATCTTGACAACCTCTCACTTTCAGAAATCATGTGTGAATGTTGATTCATTTTTGGGCTAGGTACAGTGGTACCTAGCCCAAAAATGAATCAACATtcaacagtcatttttttttttctactaaaaGGGAGCATGAGAGgttgtactgtatgtatagTTCTAAAAATACAGctacaaaatataataaaatatgagtcttttatttttctaatgacGTGTGCAGACAAACTTTTCAACTCAAGGACCACATTGGATTTTTAAAACAGAGAGATGGTCGATATCATTTGACATTGCAAAGTATAGATGTTGAGTCAAATACGTAGAATATCATGACTTAGTTTTACAACGACTAATTTTTCTGCACCTCAGCATGAGTAGCCCTACGTCTGTATAACAATCTATCTTTTCAAAGATAATAACACTGTTTTGAAACCAGGTTTGACTCacctttgctgtttttttatctGCACTTTTGGTAATTAAAACTGGTCGATCATATTTGAGGAGCGATTCGGCGGGTGCATTCATTGTGAGctgtataaaatatttaaattaaacattttcagaAGAATTTTCCGAAGATTCAGTTCCATCGCTCATTTTCACCCCCTCACTAGCtgttttgctgttgtttttaccAAGACAAAACAATTTTGAGTGTCACCCGGGCCAATTTTAAAGCATTGCATTACATTATTGATTTACAAGGTTTGTTTACTATACGTAATCTTGCCACTTGCGAATACGTCACCAGCAGTGACATCATCATTTGTCATTATCGGCGTATTAAAAAACAGACGTGACAAGAGAATACAGTATCTTCAATGCGTTTATGGTAAGTCTTGTGAAGTTTAGCAAAAGCCGACACTACAGTGAAGACACATTCTGCTAACACAGTGGCGAAAACCGattattttgtgtgtgacaCAGAGTGTTGTAGATCAAATtttccaccagatggcagccgTGTGCTATGGACGCCAGGCAAACGCAAAGAAGTGAAAGGAGGTTTGAAACCGGAAATGTCCACCCAGTGACTGCGAAGTCGATTTCGTTAGCGTCGCTCTTCCAAAACACACGATGGCGTTTTGATGGACATAAGTTAACAGTTACGTAACGTCGATAAAAGGCCACTGCGAATATGACAAATGGTAAGTGATAGTTATTAAAACGCGAGTTGAATAAATGTTAGTAGCAGAGTAGTTAACCTTAGCTGACGAGAGCTAACGTTAAGTTAGCTGTAGACGTGGCCCAAGAGCTGTCGCTTCGGTTACCCAAACTGGTTGCTCGACTAATTTATCAATCTAGAATGGTCTCGAGTTGTCATTTGATACATTCGACCTCCCATAGTGAAACCACTACGTGGAtagtgctgatttatttttgctcAAGGCTACATTGAAATCTGGTAACTACCTTAGACCAACGGAatttaacagattttttttttcctttttacaatGGAATAGTGATACTGTTGTATTGTACGTGCATCCACAACATTTGTTTAACCTGCATCTAACACTGTCATAATCCTGTCATCAACTTTGGTGTAACAATTTAAAATGCCAGAATTGCTTTAATATTGTGCTTAGACTCACAAATCAAACCATacacaaatcaaaacaattgaTTACATGAGCATTCAAAGCACGAAAAAAGAGCCTTTCATATGCACAAATCAAATCTGTAATGCACCATTGCTTTGATGTTATACATGATATACATCTAGATCGTTTCAATATTtacttaataaaaacaaaactgtttgccTCTTTTGTACCCCTGTTCCAAAGTGTACTCTTTCGATGGCATCCTGGTATTTGGGCTGCTCTTCGTCTGCACGTGTGCGTACTTCAAAAAGGTTCCTCGCCTCAACAGCTGGCTGCTGTCAGAGAAGAAAGGAGTATGGGGAGTCTTCTACAAAGGTAAGTTTGTGGCACTACACTGACAATCATCACAAATGTTGCAAATCAATAGGGGTTGCtttattgtaattttgtaaAACATTAGCTTTTTGCATTCCGGGCGCACCTTGGTTCACAGATAGAAATAGATAGCTGGACGAAGAAGATTTTCAAACAAATATTGCAGTCGCATCTATGTGGCTCAGTTGTTCTTTGAGTCAAACAGCGTGAACGTTGTTCATTATAATGTGTCATGTATTTCACATGCAAATatatctaattttttttttccagggaatTAGGTCAGTATGTTTATTTTGCTTTGTaatttgaattattatgaatttgtagtatattattaaaatgtatggatatgaatcaaagccttttttaataaaaaccttATTTCTAATAGATTAGAGCCCATTTACTTAATCAGGGCCGATTATAGGGTAGCACTGATAAATCGACAGACTTTGTAAAACGATATAAGGTTAGACTTGAGTTCCCCATGACACAACATCCTCATCTAAACACGGGCGTTCAAAgtattactttttaaatgcaggTTTTAGCCAGCTTAATGAAAGAATGTAACATTTTCTAAGTTCCTGTGAAGTAAACAAACAACTACATGTATAAagcattttcaaacaaatcttCTTTGTGACAAAGATATAGGCACTTAATGGTCCTTATTTTGTGTTACTTTGCATTCATATAGTGATTCTGGGGACCAAGATTATT
Encoded here:
- the LOC144024298 gene encoding axonemal dynein light intermediate polypeptide 1-like translates to MNAPAESLLKYDRPVLITKSADKKTAKGRPAKVIKSKPQQPAESLLRPRKAITATLEEIKQKNENLLDLMFPPRKWEEANKEWVQRVCSEPSTRVDVVNLEEELDKKLLQTRAMDTGICPLRRQLYTECFDELIRQVVIICPERGLLLLRVRDEIQMTIAAYQNFYESSMVFGMRKALHDEQDKVALKERMSDLENLKEELIHKLDHQKKKSVDVERIAAEKQEAQEKNCTEEIQTLRKNNQQLKIQLEQYLTAKK
- the tmem167b gene encoding protein kish-B, giving the protein MTNVYSFDGILVFGLLFVCTCAYFKKVPRLNSWLLSEKKGVWGVFYKAAVIGTRLHISVAISCVVMAFYLIFLK